Proteins encoded in a region of the Elizabethkingia bruuniana genome:
- a CDS encoding complex I subunit 4 family protein, translating to MLLALLLIPVIGSALVFAWKSPSAKYIALVLAFLEMALSFYMLSGLDFAATIDSPNLQYQINTPESSFLKTSLHLGVDGLSMLFILLTTILTSLIILSSFSQTVKYKNTFYGLILLMQFGLIGVFTSLDGLMFYAFWEVTLIPIWFICGLWGQEDQKLRFTTKFFVYTFIGSLFMLGGLIYVYNHSASFALLDMYNSDLNVTQQTIVFWFIFVAFAVKLPVFPFHTWQPDTYTYSPTEGTMLLSGIMLKMAIFGVLRYLLPIAPGAILGISGQIVLTLAIIGIVYGALIAIVKNDIKRIITYSSLSHIGLIVAGIFASAILTLNGRFTTEGAEGAVIQAFAHGINIVGLFYCADILYRRFKTRDIRQMGGLAKVAPKFAVLFLIIVFGSMAVPLTNGFIGEFILLKSISDYNTTAVIISGLTVILCAVYMLRMYGKAMFGKGDEVLLANMKDVSGVEFSVLASLVVFVILFGIFPNSILEMVHSSLEFIFKSMNN from the coding sequence ATGTTATTAGCACTATTACTAATACCAGTTATTGGATCTGCTCTGGTTTTTGCATGGAAAAGTCCAAGCGCTAAGTACATAGCTTTAGTACTAGCATTTTTAGAAATGGCTTTGTCATTCTATATGCTTTCAGGACTAGACTTTGCGGCAACCATAGACAGCCCGAACTTACAGTATCAAATCAATACCCCGGAATCTTCATTCCTGAAGACTTCTTTACATCTGGGCGTTGATGGTTTGTCCATGCTGTTTATTTTACTAACCACTATATTAACCTCATTAATTATACTGTCTTCTTTTAGTCAGACTGTAAAATATAAGAATACTTTCTACGGACTGATCTTATTAATGCAGTTCGGTCTTATCGGAGTATTTACTTCATTAGATGGTTTAATGTTCTATGCTTTCTGGGAAGTAACTCTTATCCCGATTTGGTTCATTTGCGGACTATGGGGTCAGGAAGATCAGAAGCTTCGTTTCACGACTAAGTTCTTCGTGTATACATTTATCGGTTCGTTATTCATGTTAGGTGGTCTTATCTACGTATACAACCACTCTGCATCTTTTGCACTACTGGATATGTATAACTCGGATCTTAACGTTACTCAACAGACTATAGTTTTCTGGTTTATTTTTGTAGCATTCGCTGTAAAATTACCAGTATTCCCGTTCCATACATGGCAGCCGGATACTTATACTTACTCTCCTACCGAAGGAACAATGCTTCTTTCCGGTATCATGCTGAAAATGGCAATCTTCGGAGTTTTAAGATATCTTCTTCCGATTGCACCTGGGGCTATTCTGGGAATTTCAGGTCAGATTGTATTAACATTGGCTATTATAGGTATCGTTTACGGTGCATTAATCGCTATCGTTAAAAACGATATCAAAAGAATTATCACTTATTCTTCTCTTTCTCACATTGGACTAATCGTAGCGGGTATTTTTGCTTCTGCAATTCTTACTCTAAACGGACGCTTCACTACTGAGGGTGCTGAAGGTGCTGTTATACAAGCTTTTGCTCACGGTATCAATATCGTTGGTTTATTCTACTGTGCAGATATTTTATACAGAAGATTTAAAACAAGAGACATCAGACAAATGGGTGGACTTGCTAAGGTAGCACCTAAGTTTGCTGTTCTTTTCCTGATCATTGTATTCGGCTCTATGGCAGTTCCGTTAACTAATGGTTTCATCGGTGAATTCATCTTATTAAAATCTATTTCAGATTATAATACAACAGCGGTTATTATATCAGGTCTTACTGTTATACTTTGTGCTGTATACATGCTTAGAATGTACGGAAAAGCAATGTTTGGTAAAGGAGACGAAGTTCTTCTTGCTAACATGAAAGATGTTTCAGGAGTAGAATTCTCTGTACTGGCTTCGCTGGTTGTATTTGTAATACTTTTCGGGATCTTCCCAAATAGTATTCTGGAGATGGTACATAGTTCGTTGGAGTTTATCTTCAAATCAATGAATAATTAA
- the endOF3 gene encoding endo-beta-N-acetylglucosaminidase F3 — MKKIFFAQCSILLLMLGSCSKMTEDMTPESVNKEASVKSATALAGSNGVCIAYYITDGRNPTFKLKDIPDKVDMVILFGLKYWSLQDTTKLPGGTGMMGSFKSYKDLDTQIRSLQSRGIKVLQNIDDDVSWQSSKPGGFASAAAYGDAIKSIVIDKWKLDGISLDIEHSGAKPNPIPTFPGYAATGYNGWYSGSMAATPAFLNVISELTKYFGTTAPNNKQLQIASGIDVYAWNKIMENFRNNFNYIQLQSYGANVSRTQLMMNYATGTNKIPASKMVFGAYAEGGTNQANDVEVAKWTPTQGAKGGMMIYTYNSNVSYANAVRDAVKN; from the coding sequence ATGAAAAAAATCTTTTTTGCCCAGTGTTCAATACTTTTATTGATGCTGGGATCATGTTCCAAAATGACAGAGGATATGACACCTGAGTCAGTTAATAAAGAAGCTTCTGTTAAAAGTGCTACTGCTTTGGCGGGCTCTAATGGTGTATGTATTGCTTATTATATTACTGACGGAAGAAATCCGACATTCAAACTGAAAGATATACCGGATAAAGTAGATATGGTAATACTTTTTGGACTGAAGTACTGGAGCCTGCAGGATACCACCAAATTACCGGGAGGTACTGGTATGATGGGAAGCTTTAAATCTTATAAAGATCTGGATACTCAGATACGTTCTCTTCAAAGCAGAGGTATCAAGGTACTACAAAATATAGATGATGATGTAAGCTGGCAATCTTCCAAACCGGGAGGTTTTGCTTCCGCTGCTGCATATGGAGATGCCATAAAATCTATTGTTATCGACAAGTGGAAACTGGACGGGATAAGCCTGGATATAGAACATTCCGGAGCAAAGCCTAATCCTATACCTACATTCCCCGGCTATGCAGCAACAGGATATAATGGTTGGTATTCCGGAAGTATGGCAGCAACACCAGCATTTCTGAATGTAATAAGCGAACTGACTAAGTATTTCGGTACTACTGCACCAAATAATAAACAATTACAAATCGCTTCAGGTATCGATGTATATGCATGGAATAAGATTATGGAAAATTTCCGGAATAATTTTAATTACATTCAATTACAATCTTATGGAGCTAATGTAAGCAGAACACAGCTTATGATGAATTATGCTACCGGGACCAATAAAATTCCGGCCAGTAAAATGGTCTTCGGCGCCTATGCTGAAGGCGGAACTAACCAAGCCAATGATGTAGAGGTTGCCAAATGGACACCTACACAGGGAGCTAAGGGTGGAATGATGATTTATACATACAATTCTAATGTTAGTTATGCCAATGCTGTAAGAGATGCAGTGAAGAACTAA
- a CDS encoding NADH-quinone oxidoreductase subunit N encodes MTVFIIIFITAVLSLFAGVFNQSKFSRYIGILGLLIAFYVSYMPDCSFFLKYDNMYLYDGPARLLTQISIVVTLLIFFLGGFAFNNHRSHQSELYALMLLSLCGGITLFGFKNLVTLFLGIEILSIPLYVMAGANKTDLRSIEASMKYFLTGAFATGFLLFGIAMIYGSTGSFDLTEIHKFSLQSGKNPMFILGFILMLCAMAFKTSLAPFHMWSPDVYQGAPSIITSFMATVVKISAFGALFKLMVIGFAGTYGNWLNIMGSFVIITLLLANCMGLAQTNMKRMLAYSSVSHAGYIGLIFFGMNENSLEKMAFYLLAYSLSTIGAFLTLIWVEKVKREVSYNAFKGLAKTEPLLAIVATVSLLSMAGIPLTAGFVGKFSLFSQAMNGAAFLVLVAILGSALSIAYYLRPIIAMFFFKETTFKTSEKVSLTYNILAVVITIAIIVLGVYPDLFNIQFGG; translated from the coding sequence ATGACGGTATTTATTATAATTTTTATAACAGCAGTATTATCGCTTTTTGCCGGGGTATTCAACCAAAGCAAATTCTCAAGATATATTGGTATTTTAGGGCTTTTAATAGCTTTCTATGTAAGCTATATGCCAGACTGTAGCTTTTTCCTGAAGTACGACAACATGTACTTGTACGACGGACCAGCAAGACTATTAACACAGATTTCTATTGTTGTTACACTGCTTATCTTCTTCCTTGGAGGATTTGCATTCAACAATCACAGAAGCCACCAGTCTGAATTATATGCATTAATGCTTTTATCATTATGTGGAGGTATTACATTATTTGGATTCAAAAACCTTGTTACATTATTCTTAGGAATTGAAATTCTTTCTATTCCTTTATATGTAATGGCAGGAGCTAATAAAACAGATCTTCGCTCTATTGAAGCTTCTATGAAGTATTTCTTAACAGGAGCATTTGCTACCGGATTCTTACTTTTCGGTATTGCTATGATCTACGGAAGTACTGGATCATTTGATCTTACAGAGATCCACAAATTCAGTCTTCAGTCAGGAAAAAACCCAATGTTTATTTTAGGTTTTATCCTTATGCTTTGTGCAATGGCGTTTAAGACTTCTTTAGCACCATTCCATATGTGGAGCCCGGATGTATATCAGGGAGCACCTTCTATCATTACTTCTTTTATGGCAACTGTAGTTAAAATTTCAGCTTTCGGTGCACTATTCAAGTTAATGGTTATTGGTTTCGCAGGAACCTATGGTAACTGGTTAAACATTATGGGAAGCTTTGTAATCATTACATTACTATTGGCTAACTGTATGGGACTTGCTCAGACAAACATGAAGAGAATGCTTGCTTACTCCAGTGTTTCTCATGCCGGATATATCGGTTTGATATTCTTCGGAATGAATGAAAACTCTTTAGAGAAAATGGCTTTCTATCTTTTAGCATATTCTCTTTCTACTATTGGTGCTTTCTTAACACTAATTTGGGTAGAAAAAGTAAAAAGAGAAGTATCTTACAATGCATTCAAAGGTCTTGCTAAAACTGAACCTTTACTGGCTATTGTAGCTACAGTTTCATTATTATCTATGGCTGGTATTCCATTAACGGCAGGTTTCGTTGGGAAATTCAGTTTATTCAGCCAGGCAATGAATGGTGCTGCATTCTTAGTATTAGTAGCAATCTTGGGTTCTGCATTAAGTATCGCTTACTACCTGAGACCTATTATCGCAATGTTCTTCTTTAAAGAAACAACTTTCAAAACCAGTGAAAAAGTAAGTCTTACTTACAACATACTGGCAGTAGTTATTACAATTGCAATTATTGTATTAGGAGTTTATCCTGATCTTTTTAATATACAGTTTGGAGGATAA
- a CDS encoding endo-beta-N-acetylglucosaminidase F2 encodes MKTANFSFALCLSVVIMLFIKCTRSEQDLSVTKDAIAQKSGVTVSAVNLSNLIAYKNSDHQISAGYYRTWRDSATASGNLPSMRWLPDSLDMVMVFPDYTPPENAYWNTLKTNYVPYLHKRGTKVIITLGDLNSATTTGGQDSIGYSSWAKGIYDKWVGEYNLDGIDIDIESSPSGATLTKFVAATKALSKYFGPKSGTGKTFVYDTNQNPTNFFIQTAPRYNYVFLQAYGRSTTNLTTVSGLYAPYISMKQFLPGFSFYEENGYPGNYWNDVRYPQNGTGRAYDYARWQPATGKKGGVFSYAIERDAPLTSSNDNTLRAPNFRVTKDLIKIMNP; translated from the coding sequence ATGAAAACCGCAAATTTTTCTTTTGCATTATGCCTTTCTGTGGTTATAATGTTATTTATCAAATGTACAAGAAGCGAACAAGATCTGTCAGTAACTAAGGATGCCATTGCACAGAAATCCGGCGTTACAGTATCAGCAGTTAATCTAAGCAATCTTATTGCTTACAAAAACAGTGATCACCAGATTTCGGCTGGTTATTACAGAACATGGCGAGACAGTGCTACAGCAAGTGGAAATCTTCCGAGTATGAGATGGCTGCCGGACAGCCTGGATATGGTAATGGTATTTCCGGATTATACACCTCCGGAAAATGCATATTGGAATACCTTGAAAACTAATTATGTTCCTTATCTACATAAACGAGGAACTAAAGTTATTATAACATTAGGAGATCTGAACAGTGCGACAACTACGGGAGGACAAGACTCTATAGGTTATTCTTCATGGGCCAAAGGCATTTATGATAAATGGGTAGGAGAGTATAACCTGGATGGAATCGATATTGATATAGAAAGTAGCCCAAGCGGAGCAACGCTGACTAAATTTGTTGCGGCAACCAAAGCATTGTCTAAATATTTTGGCCCTAAATCGGGTACTGGAAAAACATTTGTATACGATACCAATCAGAATCCTACTAATTTCTTTATTCAGACAGCTCCCCGATACAACTATGTATTCCTTCAGGCATACGGAAGAAGTACGACTAATCTTACAACAGTCTCCGGACTTTATGCACCATATATCAGCATGAAACAGTTTTTACCCGGTTTTTCTTTCTATGAAGAAAATGGATATCCTGGAAATTACTGGAATGATGTAAGATATCCTCAGAACGGAACAGGCCGTGCATACGATTATGCCCGTTGGCAGCCTGCAACAGGTAAGAAAGGCGGAGTATTCTCTTATGCTATAGAAAGAGATGCACCACTAACGTCTTCTAATGACAACACGCTTCGTGCACCTAACTTCAGAGTAACAAAGGATCTCATCAAAATTATGAATCCTTAA
- the nuoL gene encoding NADH-quinone oxidoreductase subunit L yields MDNLIIAILILPLIGFLINGLFGKHLPKVVVGGLATLVVFVSFVLAASIFSDYTADSSVTIVRLFKWFQIDGVPINFSLQIDQLSLMMVLIITGIGSLIHLYSIGYMSHDAGFYKFFTYLNLFIFSMLLLVMGSNYLILFIGWEGVGVCSYLLIGFWYDNVEYGKAARKAFIMNRIGDLGLLIGIFAIAYQLNAIDYLTVAQNASKFEYNGGIILFITVSLFIGAMGKSAQIPLFTWLPDAMAGPTPVSALIHAATMVTAGIYLVVRSNFLYTLAPSTMEFIMYIGLATSLVASFIALRQNDIKKVLAYSTVSQLGFMFIALGAGSYTTAMFHLMTHAFFKALLFLGSGSVIHAMSGEQDMRHMGGLRKKIPVTYWTFLIGTLAITGFPFLSGMISKDEILVTAFAKNPVVWFFTFVSAAMTAIYMFRLLYLTFFGEFRGSKEQEHHLHESPLNMTLPLIVLAILSVVGGFFNLPHFVSHDHSQKLAHWLNKVIISPIELPEVSVATEWILLAITVAMFFIVWFIVRNTYVNKKKMALPDSKYVGWERLSAQKLKIDEIYNAMIVKPIEGMGKAASMFDKAVLDRIVNFVANGAEDSGKSFKRLQNGNVETYVLIMSLAVGIILIVNFLLNS; encoded by the coding sequence ATGGATAATTTGATTATAGCTATACTTATTTTACCGTTAATAGGATTTCTGATTAACGGCTTATTCGGAAAGCATTTGCCTAAAGTGGTAGTGGGCGGACTAGCAACACTTGTTGTTTTTGTTTCGTTTGTTCTTGCTGCTTCAATTTTCTCCGATTACACTGCGGACTCTTCTGTTACTATTGTACGTTTGTTCAAGTGGTTCCAGATTGACGGAGTTCCAATTAACTTTTCATTACAAATAGACCAGTTATCACTGATGATGGTATTAATCATCACCGGAATTGGTTCTTTAATACACCTGTACTCTATTGGTTATATGAGCCATGATGCAGGTTTCTACAAATTCTTCACTTACCTTAACCTGTTTATCTTCTCCATGCTTTTATTAGTGATGGGAAGTAACTACCTAATCCTTTTCATAGGATGGGAAGGTGTAGGAGTTTGTTCTTACTTACTAATCGGTTTCTGGTATGATAACGTAGAATATGGAAAAGCTGCAAGAAAGGCTTTCATTATGAACCGTATCGGTGACCTTGGTTTACTAATCGGTATCTTCGCTATCGCTTACCAGCTTAACGCAATCGATTATCTGACAGTTGCTCAGAATGCTTCTAAGTTCGAATATAATGGTGGTATTATTCTTTTCATCACTGTATCCCTGTTTATCGGAGCAATGGGTAAATCTGCACAGATTCCTTTATTCACATGGTTACCGGATGCAATGGCAGGACCTACACCGGTATCTGCACTAATCCACGCTGCAACGATGGTTACAGCTGGTATCTACTTGGTTGTACGTTCTAACTTCTTATATACGCTAGCACCTAGTACAATGGAGTTCATTATGTACATCGGTTTAGCAACATCTTTAGTTGCATCGTTCATTGCACTAAGACAGAACGACATCAAAAAAGTATTGGCATACTCTACTGTATCTCAGTTAGGTTTTATGTTCATCGCTTTAGGTGCCGGATCTTATACAACAGCAATGTTCCACCTGATGACACACGCTTTCTTCAAAGCTTTATTATTCTTAGGATCAGGTTCTGTAATCCATGCCATGAGCGGAGAACAGGATATGAGACATATGGGTGGATTGAGAAAGAAAATTCCTGTAACTTACTGGACATTCCTTATCGGTACCCTTGCTATTACAGGTTTCCCTTTCTTATCGGGTATGATTTCTAAAGATGAAATCCTTGTAACTGCATTTGCTAAAAACCCTGTAGTATGGTTCTTCACTTTTGTAAGTGCTGCCATGACTGCTATCTATATGTTCCGTCTTTTATACCTTACTTTCTTTGGAGAGTTCAGAGGATCAAAAGAACAAGAACATCATTTACATGAAAGTCCGCTGAATATGACTTTACCACTAATTGTACTGGCTATTCTTTCAGTTGTTGGTGGTTTCTTCAACCTTCCGCACTTTGTTTCTCACGACCATTCCCAAAAACTGGCACACTGGCTAAACAAAGTAATCATCTCTCCGATCGAACTACCGGAAGTAAGCGTAGCTACAGAATGGATTTTATTAGCCATTACTGTTGCCATGTTCTTTATTGTATGGTTTATTGTAAGAAATACTTATGTAAACAAAAAGAAAATGGCATTACCAGACAGCAAATATGTTGGATGGGAAAGACTTTCTGCTCAGAAGTTAAAAATTGATGAGATTTATAATGCAATGATTGTAAAGCCTATCGAAGGAATGGGTAAAGCAGCATCAATGTTTGATAAAGCTGTACTCGATCGTATTGTAAACTTTGTTGCAAACGGAGCTGAAGATTCCGGAAAATCTTTCAAGCGCCTTCAGAATGGAAATGTAGAAACTTATGTGCTGATTATGTCATTGGCAGTAGGGATTATATTAATTGTTAACTTTTTATTGAATTCATAA